A single Drosophila ananassae strain 14024-0371.13 chromosome 3L, ASM1763931v2, whole genome shotgun sequence DNA region contains:
- the LOC6496355 gene encoding uncharacterized protein LOC6496355, with translation MDFSSFKILQCGMSLKSSARIKKRRSDAAAANYATAASTAPSPASVMAGNGGGSSSANSSTANSTITTTTTTACNNNNSNSNPCPSSGKKHTFVGRNPNFDTDETKLLIQLWGDPKLQRTLITTHKKHAVICQLAAKMQEYGYHRSPEEITTRIKNLKCFYNRLKKDKECGALSADAEPSWKHFAEMDAIMTRPIFSVRPNEVPAPSLKYQLEQALEEHAERRKRRLENGEELSESDNEEDDMLLSALVSKNKESTSKKELEAGCLESDRDVNEDSFAKRRKLSDDVDVDIGEALIKSEPVPEVETAPPAVVDPEPDEDDDCLLLPLPKEEPIDVDAADDSTNEKSSSPSSSSTLAEMLQRNKTTGNLLPLTGANVIIPAGITTNPASSCSTNQNSNTAAGSKLQAGKISLVPTNFLMQSKLPPVAGPSPNPVAKGAAPQLQLLQNAITQGARLMISGSPAAPTQQPVVATAPGGVKFVLVNAEQAKAAAAAAAVGKSSASLPLATAQAQAQAVAQQHQQKLQQTLHQEQIQHQQQIQLEKEESRRAQEKAREDQQTRRHMTTMRILLRQLLNAQNEANEIQHNRLSLERERLDWEKSIGDRVLNMLPSLLQPAAAAATPASVAQRLQPPKLLFTTALPMANGTVSMPHILTSNSLPKVITTTSSVSGGTGLVTTCVAPKPVDNDVQLVTPKQEKEG, from the exons ATGGatttttcctcatttaaaatt CTGCAGTGCGGAATGAGCTTAAAGTCCAGTGCCCGCATCAAGAAACGCCGCTCGgatgcagcagcagccaaCTATGCTACAGCGGCATCCACAGCTCCCAGTCCAGCTTCAGTTATGGCGGGCAACGGGGGCGGTTCATCCTCAgccaactcctccacagccaacagcaccatcaccaccactaccaccaccgcttgcaacaacaacaacagtaacTCCAACCCCTGTCCCTCGTCTGGAAAGAAACATACTTTCGTTGGACGCAATCCCAACTTCGACACGGACGAGACCAAGCTGCTCATCCAATTGTGGGGTGATCCCAAGTTGCAGAGAACCCTGATAACCACACACAAGAAACACGCTGTGATCTGCCAGCTAGCGGCCAAGATGCAGGAGTACGGCTACCACCGCTCCCCGGAGGAGATTACGACGCGCATCAAGAATCTCAAGTGTTTCTACAATcgcctcaaaaaggacaaggAGTGCGGCGCACTCTCCGCCGATGCCGAGCCCAGCTGGAAGCACTTTGCCGAGATGGACGCCATCATGACCCGGCCCATCTTCAGTGTACGTCCCAATGAAGTGCCGGCTCCCTCCTTGAAGTACCAATTGGAGCAAGCACTGGAGGAGCACGCAGAGCGTCGTAAGCGGCGATTGGAAAACGGCGAGGAGCTGTCTGAGAGCGACAACGAGGAGGATGATATGCTCTTGTCCGCTCTAGTTAGCAAAAACAAGGAGTCTACGTCAAAGAAGGAGCTGGAAGCAGGATGTCTGGAGTCCGATCGGGACGTCAATGAGGATTCCTTCGCCAAGCGACGGAAGCTTTCCGATGATGTAGATGTAGACATTGGCGAAGCCTTGATTAAGTCGGAACCGGTTCCTGAAGTGGAGACAGCGCCTCCTGCTGTCGTTGATCCTGAACCAGATGAAGATGATGATTGCCTGCTGCTGCCCCTGCCAAAGGAAGAACCCATCGATGTGGATGCAGCAGACGATTCTACCAATGAGAAGTCATCGAGTCCCAGCTCGTCATCGACTTTGGCGGAAATGTTGCAGAGAAACAAGACCACAGGTAATCTGCTCCCCTTAACCGGAGCTAATGTCATCATTCCTGCTGGGATTACCACCAATCCGGCCAGCAGTTGTTCCACCAATCAGAACTCTAATACTGCAGCTGGCAGTAAACTGCAGGCCGGAAAGATATCGCTGGTTCCCACAAATTTCCTGATGCAATCCAAGCTGCCGCCGGTTGCGGGACCAAGTCCCAACCCAGTGGCTAAGGGAGCTGCTCCCCAGCTTCAGCTGTTGCAGAATGCAATTACTCAGGGCGCCCGCCTAATGATTAGTGGGTCACCCGCAGCGCCAACTCAACAACCCGTGGTGGCCACTGCTCCAGGAGGAGTCAAGTTCGTCCTGGTCAACGCAGAGCAAGCGAAGgcagcggctgctgctgctgcagtggGCAAGTCTTCAGCCTCATTGCCCCTGGCAACAGCCCAGGCCCAAGCGCAGGCTGTGGctcagcagcatcagcaaaaGCTGCAGCAGACTCTCCACCAGGAGCAGATCCAACATCAGCAGCAAATTCAACTCGAGAAGGAGGAGAGTCGCAGGGCGCAGGAAAAGGCTCGGGAAGATCAACAAACCAGACGGCACATGACAA CCATGAGAATCCTATTGCGCCAACTGCTGAATGCGCAAAACGAGGCCAACGAGATTCAACACAACCGTTTGTCCTTGGAGCGTGAGCGTCTAGACTGGGAGAAGTCTATAGGGGATCGGGTGCTCAATATGCTGCCAAGCTTACTCCAACCGGCAGCTGCGGCCGCCACGCCTGCCTCTGTTGCCCAGCGCCTACAGCCGCCCAAGCTACTCTTTACCACCGCCCTCCCCATGGCCAATGGCACTGTTTCTATGCCGCATATACTGACATCCAATTCCCTGCCTAAAGTGATAACCACTACGAGCAGTGTGAGCGGAGGTACGGGATTAGTGACTACCTGTGTGGCCCCCAAGCCGGTGGACAACGATGTCCAGCTTGTCACGCCCAAGCAGGAGAAGGAAGGCTAA
- the LOC6496353 gene encoding uncharacterized protein LOC6496353 isoform X1 produces the protein MDELMKIQSPRKKGNRKQELTCSVLFTNPKFNGKDDPSGSDNELGAVTRLVSKAEELELHRVFKSMSTEGFEVIRPLNRSLFDFGHNFEDVRGWLKMAQPPKDQLSSILRYIIESHQKTTVQIDINKMYFNCHLIVLQVFSDFFMRLEDIPLLLTLPEDRVTQKAFMLIYKWMLSDDPYLERPHIVEIFVAATYLRIDDLLTHCWKYFDDSNCFQEDTACILYVETLYHPALDVVRNIMLTRIHKFLLTFVASSDFLNIPISHLVYLLSSSGICVNTEVEVLFIAIRWMSYDWKERSEYALRILPCIRFRLMPLWYLLYVRRDETNPYVTELIDIDEYDSEINESIASITSRMYEEKIAGLSDTTGNIFMRTGVEQRHWICDKTCNYFHYVGCPNTREICYEKFEEYLSDIQKSCNDHWDRVEMLDPKKMDKCCNLKRTPKV, from the exons ATGGACGAGCTGATGAAAATTCAATCTCCCCGGAAGAAGGGAAACCGCAAGCAGGAGCTGACCTGCAGTGTGCTCTTCACCAA TCCTAAGTTCAATGGAAAAGATGACCCCTCCGGTTCGGACAATGAGCTGGGAGCTGTGACACGCTTGGTATCCAAAGCCGAGGAATTGGAACTGCATCGAGTCTTCAAGAGTATGTCAACAGAAGGCTTTGAAGTGATACGGCCCCTGAACCGATCCCTATTCGATTTTGGCCACAATTTCGAGGATGTACGGGGATGGCTTAAGATGGCCCAGCCTCCCAAAGATCAGCTATCCTCGATTCTACGTTATATTATAGAGTCGCACCAGAAAACCACTGTCCAGATAGATATAAACAAGATGTATTTCAACTGTCACCTGATTGTACTTCAagttttttccgattttttcaTGCGCCTGGAGGATATTCCGCTGCTACTAACTCTACCCGAGGACCGGGTCACCCAGAAGGCTTTTATGCTTATCTACAAATGGATGCTGAGTGACGATCCCTACTTGGAACGTCCCCATATTGTTGAAATTTTTGTAGCAGCCACTTACCTAAGGATTGATGATCTCCTGACCCATTGTTGGAAATATTTTGATGATTCCAATTGCTTCCAAGAGGACACTGCTTGCATTTTGTATGTGGAGACCCTATATCATCCTGCCTTGGATGTAGTCCGAAATATAATGCTGACCAGGATCCATAAATTCCTACTGACCTTTGTGGCCTCTAGTGATTTCTTGAATATCCCTATAAGTCATTTAGTTTATCTCCTCAGTTCGAGTGGCATTTGCGTGAACACCGAAGTTGAG GTGCTGTTTATAGCTATTCGTTGGATGTCTTATGATTGGAAAGAACGCAGTGAGTACGCCCTAAGGATCTTGCCTTGTATTCGTTTCAGACTTATGCCGCTCTGGTATCTCCTCTATGTGCGCCGGGATGAGACTAATCCTTATGTAACCGAATTGATCGACATAGATGAATATGATTCCGAAATCAACGAATCTATCGCCAGCATTACCTCTAGGATGTACGAGGAGAAGATTGCGGGTCTGAGCGATACTacaggaaatatttttatgcgTACCGGAGTAGAGCAACGCCATTGGATTTGCGATAAAACGTGCAACTATTTTCACTACGTCGGTTGCCCGAATACAAGAGAAATTTGTTATGAAAAGTTTGAGGAATATCTTAGTGATATCCAAAAAAGTTGCAATGATCACTGGGACAGGGTGGAAATGCTTGACCCCAAGAAAATGGACAAGTGCTGCAACTTAAAGCGAACCCCTAAAGTTTAA
- the LOC6496354 gene encoding trafficking protein particle complex subunit 5, whose protein sequence is MEKLEALKISSMRPRSNILDRPLSKGKTEVSQSIVALLFSEIVQYSQSRVFTVPELQTRLHDLGQDVGTRIIDLYFVRERSSKRETKLTQMLLFVKTTVWKNLFGKEAEKLEHANDDERTYYIIEKDPLVNTFISVPKDKGSLNCANFTAGIVEAVLTNCGFPCKVTAHWHKGTTYMVKFEDFVIARDKQMEEK, encoded by the exons ATGGAGAAACTGGAAGCTCTTAAAATCTCATCAATGAGGCCCCGCAGTAATATACTCGACCGACCACTGTCCAAGGGCAAAACCGAGGTGTCTCAGAGTATCGTGGCGCTGCTCTTTAGTGAAATTGTCCAGTACTCCCAAAGTCGGGTGTTTACAGTGCCAGAATTGCAAACTAG gcTACACGATCTTGGTCAGGATGTTGGCACTCGCATAATAGACCTGTATTTTGTGAGAGAGCGCAGCTCCAAGCGGGAGACTAAGCTCACCCAGATGCTTCTCTTCGTCAAGACCACTGTGTGGAAAAATCTATTTGGCAAAGAGGCAGAGAAGCTGGAGCATGCTAACGACGATGAGCGTACTTACTACATAATAGAGAAAGATCCTTTGGTCAATACTTTCATAAGTGTGCCAAAGGACAAGGGCTCTCTTAACTGCGCCAATTTTACAGCTGGAATTGTAGAAGCGGTCCTCACAAATTGCGGATTT CCTTGTAAAGTCACCGCCCATTGGCATAAAGGCACAACCTATATGGTCAAGTTCGAGGACTTTGTCATAGCCCGGGACAAGCAGATGGAGGAGAAATAG
- the LOC6494203 gene encoding attacin-A, producing the protein MQKATILIVAVVALAALAEAAPQSYQNLVYYPPPRPPPQPIRVRRQVLGGSLASNPAGGADARVDLTKGFGNPNHNVAGQVFAAGNTQSGPVTTGGTLAYNNNGHGASLTRTHTPGVKDVFQQEAHANIFKNDRHNLDAKVFASQNKLANGFEFQRNGAGLDYNHVNGHGASLTHSNFPGIGKQLGLDGRANLWSSQDRNTRLDLTGSASKWTSGPFANQRTNFGGGLGLSHHFG; encoded by the exons ATGCAGAAAGCAACCATCTTAATCGTGGCCGTTGTGGCACTCGCCGCCCTCGCTGAGGCAGCTCCGCAGAGCTACCAGAATCTGGTCTACTATCCCCCACCACGGCCACCACCACAGCCCATTCGGGTCCGTCGCCAGGTGTTGGGCGGATCTTTGGCCTCCAATCCCGCCGGTGGTGCTGATGCTCGGGTGGATCTCACCAAGGGCTTCGGTAATCCCAACCACAATGTGGCTGGTCAGGTCTTCGCTGCAGGAAACACACAATCCGGTCCAGTTACCACGGGCGGAACTCTGGCATACAATAA TAATGGCCATGGCGCTTCTCTGACCAGGACCCACACCCCAGGAGTCAAGGACGTCTTCCAGCAGGAGGCCCATGCCAATATCTTCAAGAACGACCGACACAACCTGGACGCCAAGGTGTTTGCCTCGCAGAACAAGCTAGCCAACGGCTTCGAGTTCCAACGCAATGGCGCTGGGCTGGACTACAACCATGTGAATGGCCATGGCGCCAGCTTGACCCACAGCAACTTCCCCGGAATCGGAAAGCAATTGGGTCTGGACGGCCGTGCCAACCTATGGTCTTCGCAGGATCGCAACACCCGCCTGGACTTGACAGGATCTGCCAGCAAGTGGACGAGCGGACCATTCGCCAACCAGAGGACCAACTTTGGCGGTGGCCTGGGACTCTCCCATCACTTTGGTTAA
- the LOC6496353 gene encoding uncharacterized protein LOC6496353 isoform X2, whose translation MDELMKIQSPRKKGNRKQELTCSVLFTNPKFNGKDDPSGSDNELGAVTRLVSKAEELELHRVFKSMSTEGFEVIRPLNRSLFDFGHNFEDVRGWLKMAQPPKDQLSSILRYIIESHQKTTVQIDINKMYFNCHLIVLQVFSDFFMRLEDIPLLLTLPEDRVTQKAFMLIYKWMLSDDPYLERPHIVEIFVAATYLRIDDLLTHCWKYFDDSNCFQEDTACILCCL comes from the exons ATGGACGAGCTGATGAAAATTCAATCTCCCCGGAAGAAGGGAAACCGCAAGCAGGAGCTGACCTGCAGTGTGCTCTTCACCAA TCCTAAGTTCAATGGAAAAGATGACCCCTCCGGTTCGGACAATGAGCTGGGAGCTGTGACACGCTTGGTATCCAAAGCCGAGGAATTGGAACTGCATCGAGTCTTCAAGAGTATGTCAACAGAAGGCTTTGAAGTGATACGGCCCCTGAACCGATCCCTATTCGATTTTGGCCACAATTTCGAGGATGTACGGGGATGGCTTAAGATGGCCCAGCCTCCCAAAGATCAGCTATCCTCGATTCTACGTTATATTATAGAGTCGCACCAGAAAACCACTGTCCAGATAGATATAAACAAGATGTATTTCAACTGTCACCTGATTGTACTTCAagttttttccgattttttcaTGCGCCTGGAGGATATTCCGCTGCTACTAACTCTACCCGAGGACCGGGTCACCCAGAAGGCTTTTATGCTTATCTACAAATGGATGCTGAGTGACGATCCCTACTTGGAACGTCCCCATATTGTTGAAATTTTTGTAGCAGCCACTTACCTAAGGATTGATGATCTCCTGACCCATTGTTGGAAATATTTTGATGATTCCAATTGCTTCCAAGAGGACACTGCTTGCATTTT GTGCTGTTTATAG
- the LOC6494205 gene encoding uncharacterized protein LOC6494205, whose protein sequence is MVLSKEETEFLKRKHEHTLKLRNEYLKQSSNPFRHATGEGGTVFDAGLSRFQAMRVSNYEHFKPTGKSFRTGLFAVVLPIALYAWALKAERDSREEKYRTGQVSYKDRQFKFI, encoded by the exons atggttttatcAAAGGAGGAGACGGAATTCCTGAAGCGCAAGCATGAGCACACGCTTAAACTGCGCAATGAATACCTGAAGCAAAGCTCCAATCCTTTCCGTCATGCCACCGGTGAAGGAGGCACTGTG TTCGACGCAGGATTGTCCCGCTTCCAGGCTATGCGCGTGTCAAACTATGAGCACTTCAAGCCCACTGGCAAGTCTTTCCGCACTGGTCTCTTTGCCGTGGTCCTGCCAATTGCCCTTTACGCTTGGGCCCTGAAGGCCGAACGAGACTCCCGTGAGGAGAAATACCGGACCGGCCAGGTGTCCTACAAGGATCGCCAGTTCAAGTTCATCTAA
- the LOC6494204 gene encoding protein aveugle, which translates to MGEETSNSTQNKTRTKTTRPKAVYQWTVSDVLKWYRRHCGEYSQYEQLFSQHDITGRALLRITDSSLQRMGVTDNRDREAIWREIVKQRLKTDIMEIRDMERLNIH; encoded by the exons ATGGGCGAAGAAACCAGCAATTCcacacaaaacaaaactaGGACAAAAACCACCCGACCCAAGGCCGTTTACCAGTGGACAGTGAGTGATGTCCTGAAGTGGTACCGACGTCACTGCGGCGAATACAGCCAGTACGAGCAGCTATTTTCCCAG CATGATATAACTGGTCGAGCTCTCTTGCGCATCACGGACTCCTCCTTGCAGCGAATGGGAGTAACGGATAACCGGGACAGAGAGGCTATCTGGCGGGAGATCGTCAAGCAGCGACTCAAGACAGACATCATGGAGATCCGAGACATGGAGAGGCTTAACATACATTAG
- the LOC6494202 gene encoding drosocin — MKFTIVFLLLACIFAVALATPGKPRPYSPRPTSHPRPIRVRREALAIEDHLGLVQPAAVVRPPPILPV; from the coding sequence ATGAAATTCACCATCGTTTTTCTGCTGCTGGCCTGCATCTTCGCCGTGGCTCTGGCCACGCCCGGAAAGCCAAGACCCTACAGCCCGCGGCCCACCTCCCATCCACGCCCCATTCGTGTGAGGCGCGAAGCTCTGGCCATCGAAGATCACCTGGGACTGGTTCAACCCGCTGCTGTGGTCCGCCCACCTCCAATCTTGCCAGTCTAA
- the LOC6496356 gene encoding 26S proteasome non-ATPase regulatory subunit 11, producing the protein MAELLQGSSTNDDRGKDNHQNRRKMAGATLFERAQALSSVNREEQDSSLLNKILRDQEGAESDEERIRIKEQAILQQGELYKQEGKAKELADLIKVTRPFLSSISKAKAAKLVRSLVDMFLDMDAGTGIEVQLCKDCIEWAKQEKRTFLRQSLEARLIALYFDTALYTEALSLGSQLLRELKKLDDKNLLVEVQLLESKTYHALSNLPKARAALTSARTTANAIYCPPKVQGALDLQSGILHAADERDFKTAFSYFYEAFEGFDSVDSVKALTSLKYMLLCKIMLGQSDDVNQIVSGKLAITYSGRDVDAMKAVAEASHKRSLADFQAALKEYKKELAEDVIVQAHLGTLYDTMLEQNLCRIIEPYSRVQVAHVAESIQLPMPQVEKKLSQMILDKKFSGILDQGEGVLIVFEETPVDKTYERVLETIQSMGKVVDTLYQKAKKLS; encoded by the exons ATGGCGGAACTGCTACAAGGAAGCAGTACTAATGACGACAGGGGCAAGGACAACCATCAAAACCG TCGCAAGATGGCCGGAGCTACACTTTTCGAGCGTGCACAGGCGCTGTCGAGTGTTAATCGCGAGGAACAGGACAGCTCGCTGCTGAATAAGATCCTTCGCGACCAGGAGGGTGCCGAGAGTGATGAAGAGCGCATTCGCATCAAGGAACAGGCCATCCTGCAGCAGGGTGAGCTCTACAAGCAGGAAGGCAAGGCCAAGGAGCTGGCCGATCTGATCAAAGTGACGCGTCCGTTCCTTAGCTCGATCAGCAAGGCAAAGGCGGCGAAGTTGGTCCGCTCCCTGGTGGACATGTTCCTTGACATGGACGCGGGCACGGGCATCGAG GTCCAATTGTGTAAAGACTGCATTGAGTGGGCTAAGCAGGAGAAGCGCACCTTCCTTCGCCAGTCGCTGGAGGCACGTCTGATAGCCCTGTATTTCGACACGGCCTTGTATACAGAGGCCCTATCTTTGGGATCGCAGCTGCTGCGGGAACTGAAGAAATTGGACGACAAGAATCTTCTGGTAGAAGTTCAGCTGCTGGAGAGCAAAACCTACCATGCACTGAGTAACTTGCCCAAGGCAAGGGCAGCACTCACATCGGCTCGTACCACGGCCAACGCCATTTACTGTCCGCCCAAGGTCCAAGGCGCCCTCGATCTGCAGTCGGGCATCCTGCATGCGGCCGACGAGCGTGACTTTAAAACCGCCTTCTCCTATTTCTACGAGGCGTTTGAGGGCTTCGACAGTGTGGACAGTGTTAAGGCTCTGACTTCCCTCAAATACATGTTGTTGTGCAAGATTATGCTGGGACAGTCCGATGACGTCAACCAGATTGTTAGCGGCAAGCTG GCTATTACCTACTCAGGACGCGACGTCGATGCAATGAAAGCGGTGGCAGAGGCTTCTCACAAACGCTCGCTTGCAGATTTCCAAGCCGCACTTAAGGAGTACAAAAAGGAACTGGCCGAGGATGTGATTGTGCAGGCGCATTTGGGTACGCTGTACGACACTATGCTGGAGCAGAACTTGTGCCGCATCATCGAGCCCTATTCCCGTGTGCAG GTTGCGCATGTTGCCGAGAGCATTCAGCTGCCCATGCCGCAGGTGGAAAAGAAACTGTCTCAGATGATTTTGGATAAGAAGTTCAGTGGTATTTTAGATCAGGGAGAAGGAGTGCTTATTGTGTTCGAGGAGACGCCCGTGGACAAGACCTATGAGCGCGTGCTGGAAACTATCCAGAGTATGGGCAAGGTAGTCGACACACTCTACCAGAAGGCCAAGAAGTTGTCGTAA